The window GCCAAGGCTTGACGCAGGCGCTGCAGCAGTTGAGGGCGGCGCTGCTCTCGAACGCCGACACCTGAAGGCCCGGCCGCGGGCCTCGCTCAGGTCGGCAGCCCGCGCTCCGTGGCGTGCTGCGGCAGCACGACGAGCGGTTCGGGCTTCCAGCCCTTCTTGCGGTGCTCCGCGACCACGTTGGTGTAGATGCCGCCGCGCACGTACCACCTGGCAGTGATGCGGGCGAAGCGCGGCGCGGTGGTCTCGACGATCTTGCCGAGGATGTCGTTGGTGACCTTCTCGTGGAAGGCGCCCTCGTCGCGGAAGCTCCACATGTACATCTTCAGGCTCTTGAGTTCGACGCACAGCCCGTCGGCAATCATGTCGATCGTGAAGTGCGCGAAGTCGGGTTGCCCGGTCAGCGGGCACAGGCAGGTGAACTCTGGGATCTGGAACTGGATGACGTAGTCGCGCTCCGGCGCCGGGTTCGGGAACACATGCAGTTCCTTGCTCGGCGCGGTGGGCGGATTGGGGGGCATCGGGCGCTGCCGGGGCGGCGTGCGCGGGCTGGATTTCTTGGCGGTCTTGGCCATGGTTCGACGCCGCTGCACATCCCGCGCAGTCGACGTTTGCTTGCAGTTCAGGGGAGGGCCCGATGCTATCATCCCGAGCACTCTCAAGCCGGCTCGCGAGCCGGTTTCTCATTACAAATCAACGAGTTAGCGGCGCAGTGCGGGGCCACGCAACAGCCCGGCGCAGCGCCCTGCGAACCGCCCGCGATGCGCCTCAACTCGATCAAG is drawn from Methylibium petroleiphilum PM1 and contains these coding sequences:
- the queF gene encoding preQ(1) synthase, which encodes MPPNPPTAPSKELHVFPNPAPERDYVIQFQIPEFTCLCPLTGQPDFAHFTIDMIADGLCVELKSLKMYMWSFRDEGAFHEKVTNDILGKIVETTAPRFARITARWYVRGGIYTNVVAEHRKKGWKPEPLVVLPQHATERGLPT